In Rhodamnia argentea isolate NSW1041297 chromosome 4, ASM2092103v1, whole genome shotgun sequence, the following proteins share a genomic window:
- the LOC115736227 gene encoding uncharacterized protein LOC115736227, which translates to MGFFSALGGSKSAFNALPRFSRSVPTPAAPPNSLRQGSSFFTRCGRPRASAQLSPFIYRYQAKIPAPQPLPAGRNRSDAERVVEAIQHEQVRVEEKTKAKRDQCSLLSLGISDDGVSRSCKMRVWRNLDEGPPSWTVRLDGPGWQASVLDFPDLSAGGKIAASPDEIGHTMASDGAERLVQDICLVIHHIQFLEKRCKAGFFSSIFPKVKMIMKDRCLLIGIRMPPSYFMIGVFCLLAALAIRRLYRV; encoded by the exons ATGGGTTTCTTCTCCGCACTCGGAGGGAGCAAAAGCGCGTTCAATGCGCTTCCCCGCTTCTCCAGGTCGGTTCCCACGCCCGCAGCTCCTCCGAACTCTCTACGACAGGGGTCGTCGTTCTTCACTCGCTGCGGCCGACCTCGCGCATCGGCACAGCTATCGCCCTTCATATATCGATATCAAGCGAAGATTCCTGCACCGCAACCGCTTCCGGCAGGGAGGAACAGGTCGGATGCCGAACGTGTCGTCGAGGCGATACAGCACGAACAAGTTCGGGTCGAGGAGAAGACGAAAGCGAAGCGTGATCAATGCAGTCTCCTGTCTCTTGGAATCTCCGATGATGGAGTTTCAAGGTCGTGTAAGATGCGGGTCTGGCGAAATTTAGATGAGGGACCACCTTCTTGGACCGTGCGTCTAGACGGCCCTGGTTGGCAGGCCTCTGTGTTGGATTTTCCCGATTTATCCGCCGGCGGGAAGATTGCTGCGTCCCCAGACGAG ATTGGGCATACCATGGCTAGCGATGGAGCAGAGAGGCTCGTGCAGGATATTTGCCTTGTAATCCACCACATACAATTCCTCGAGAAGCGTTGCAAGGCTGGATTTTTCAGTTCAATTTTTCCTAAAGTGAAGATGATCATGAAGGATCGTTGCCTTTTGATCGGAATACGAATGCCGCCGTCGTACTTCATGATCGGAGTGTTCTGTTTATTGGCCGCCCTTGCAATCCGCCGCCTTTACCGAGTGTAG